The Haliotis asinina isolate JCU_RB_2024 chromosome 3, JCU_Hal_asi_v2, whole genome shotgun sequence genome segment AATTCGCAGCTATGTGCAGAAGCGTACATTTCCCAGGGAGTCCCTCTGGTTTTCCCATGGGAAAATTCACGTCCAGACCGGCACTTAACATCACTTTCACAAGCTTCTTTGACCCTTTCTGTGCGCATGCGTGAAGCGGTGTCCATCCTCCGATATTCGTGGTGAAAATTTCCCGTGCGAGTGGTCTGTTTGTTTTCACGAGATGTTTGGCTTGTTGGTATAGCTTGCTTTCGTCATGACGTAAGAGAGCGATTGCACCTATTGACATTTGTCTCACGTCATTGCTACTACCGATAAGCCTCTTTGACAAAGCATCAGGCAACGTTGGCATATCTTCTTCTCCCTCCGTGGTTGCTGGAAAAgcaatgaaaaatatcaaagttACAGTTTGGTCAAATACAAatgcaacaaacaacaaaagtacTTTCCAAATTTCAAAAAGTACTTTTAGCTGAATGAGGGTTAAAATAACCGCTCTTCACGCGAAAGATCCGGGGTCAGTTCCCCACTTTGgagaatgtgtgaaacccatttctggtgtcccggagtaaaaccaaactcactcacaaataaaaaaattactTAGAAAGGACTAGAGCTTCGTCCTCAGCATTTCCGTGTTCAGAGGTTAGtacaaaaatatgacattttctaataaggaatcgggtggtcaggctcgctgacttggttgacacatgtcatcggctcccaattgcgcagaccgatgctctcgtgttgctgatcactggatcgtctggtccagactcgattatttacagacagccgccatatggctggaatattgctgagtgcggcgtaaaactaaactcactcacccactcactcctagGGAAACGTAGAAGTTCCCCGCTGGCGATGAAACTAAACGTGATGTTCCACTGTAGCGCACAGATAGACAAGGATGTGATTGAGGTCAGCCAGGCACACCGAGGCTGTGCGCTGTGAGGTAGTTGAGTTTTACTCCGTTtctaacaatattcaagcaatatcacggcgagggacaccagaaatgaacttcacacattaaacccacgaggggaatcgaacccgggtgttcggcgtgaggCGTTAACCACCAGGTTGTTCCAGCACCCCTATAAGCGTTCAGTGTGACTTAGACAGAAATGAATATGTAAAACTTAACCTTTATAAAGTATAAACGGCTGCTAATCTACGACCTCACTATATATGAAAGCAGTTCTAAAACTGTCTATGTCATAGCAATTCTAAAACTGTCCATGTCATAAGGAACTGACCAGGAAGAAGATAGGGAGTATGAAAAGCAACATATGTTAGAAAAGGACCTGCCAGAGAAGATAGGGTAGAAAGAATGTCCAAAGGGATCTGGATTAATTCACAGAACAAACTAACAATCTTTAACAGATCTGTAGCCTTAGTCGAGCTAAAGGTCTGACTGGCAAAACATACGAACGAATGTAAATGAATCGTTTTCAACATAAGATGGAGCAGTACTGCTGTCGCAACAAGACAGAAAGACAATTAGAACAGTTTGAAAACACATGCCAAATGAATAAGGGCCCATAGATCAGGGTGCACAGTACGGACATGcgttatgatgatgtccatgttatGATGAACAGCTTGGCAGGTAAACAAAGTGACAGGAGCCTCAGACAGCCATACAACTACATACCCATTGTTAGACTCGCCATGGTCTCCGGCAACGTTTACTACACACTGATGATAACCTCGTTGTTATGGTTTATATACATCACGCGGAACCTGCTAGAGAATAATGGAACACTGTCTAACTCCCTTTATCGTGGGCTTTGTATTGCCACATGTTGCCACTGAGTCACGAACGCGTGCCTTAATTGAAACCTGGAATAACAAAACAATCTGCATAACTGAAAAACAGTGTATGATCAGCGATTATTTCGAAAAGCCAAGTACACTATCAGATTACAtttgattgaaaaaaaaacgcccTGGGCTAAAGAGTTGACGGTCAATACAGCGCACTGCTTGCTGTAGTGCGTATAGTTGACTCTTGAACAGTCATACATAACACGTGGTCTGATAGACACAGGGAATGAACATAAGCCTCCCTTGTTAACCGACTGGGTCAGCCATCTCCAAATACCATCTATTCCGTAGCTATAGGTCATCAATAAAAGTGTATTGATACGAAAATCGTTATCGTGCAAAAAGTACATACAAATACAAGTCCATTCATTATAGACTTGCACActgtttactgttaaaacaaaatatgacgtGAGACTCCACCGAAATACATTAGCGTCTATTGAGGGATTTACGGTACCTTGAATTGATCGAAATGATGACTTAGCAAAATATAGTGTGAGTGTTAACACTGGATAGTGCACGCACGAAACAGCTCATATTGTGCTTGGTTATCCGAGATGATTTCTGTTATACTATATACTCCTCCGTGATTAATCAGAGTATAAGACGTACAGTGAAATTCGACTGCAGCatcagatagatagatagtgggataatttaattaccCTCCACAGCATTTGTTTCCATTACGCAGGTTCCATGTCTGCGGACTCAACAGATCTGTAGTTTCCACAGGCTTTCAGCCCCAGATACACCTATATCCGTGACATGACTGTCCGCTGGCTGGTGAAAGTGTTGATATACAAGTCCTATGGTTATGCAAGCGACACGTCACACCTTAACCACACCATCCAACCGAAAAAGCCACAAGCGGGTGAATGATCTACAGCCCGTCACTTCCAGTTCCTGAGCCGTGGGCTATCAATATTGGATAAAGTGTCTTATTGATGGCTGGTGTTCACGTGATCACAATATAGACATGGGGGCGTTGCCATAGCGATCTGTAAACATTACTCCTGGAGGGTATTTCGCCACACGAAAATATCTGGTTTATTTCACAATTTCCCGAAATCGATAGGACAAGAAAGCGATGAAATGCTGATTTTGCCTTTCATGATAATTACTTCGGCAATATGTAGATCGACACGTCCTTCCATAGTGGAATTAAGATTATCAATAAATGGTAATCACTGCTGGATAAGTTATTTTGGTCTAATAGCGTGTTAATTACACTTTTCCTTGGGTGGCGATTGTGAAGGAGTATAATTATACTCCACATTTTTGCAATTTgatagcaatatcacgatgggtgTCATCAGAAAAGGGACTCTGCAGTCACGTGAAGAATGGAACACGGGTCAGTGTGACAAGTTGCGGTCTAAACACTgggctaacccaccgccccgACACTGTTCACGTAGCTCTGATGTCTTACTCAGTTGTTATTATTGACTTTTTCAGaaattcagttattttcttcaaaactggCAACTTCTTACATCTAAAGTGTGCTGAAGTTTAGATCCCAAATACAAGAAAGAAGATCCCAATAGTTTTTAGTTGTCTTCAATAGCTTTACTTTTGAATTTATATCTAAGTAAACTCAGTTTTCAGTTCACATTCTTTTTGACCATTTTTGTATTCATTACACAAGGTGGTGTGGTGAAATCGCCACTGAGGGCGTAGGCCAGTACATAAATAAATTCACTTTGCGATAGTTGGCAGATGATGTGAACCACAACAGAGGGCACTGTACGAGCTGATGAGGACTTCATAGCGTGATGAAAGTAATTCATAACAGGTGCACGCCTTTTGAGTCGAATCTTCAAATGTGTTCCACGTCAAACATCAATATGGAATGATTAACCAATAACACCACGTCGATACTGTAGTTTCAGGGCGGCCTCATTAATCGACGAGGCAAGGTCAACCCAAGGTTTAAATAATTATGTATGTGTACTATAGAAGACAATAGATGGCGATACATATAgtactcatcgggactgaagaaataatccggttaagaaaacatgccggattgtagagctgatgataaaagTACATGCCACAAACGggactgatattttatgctggtgttgacaccaGTTacatgccggattgtagagctgatgataaatgtacatgccACAAACGggactgatattttatgctggtgttgacaccaGTTACATGCCGgtttgtagagctgatgataaatgtacatgccacagacgggactgatattttatgctggtgttgacaccaGTTacatgccggattgtagagctgatgataaatgtacataccacagacggaactgatattttatgctggtgttgacaccaGTTACATGCCGgtttgtagagctgatgataaatgtacatgccacagacgggactgatattttatgctggtgttgacaccaGTTacatgccggattgtagagctgatgataaatgtacatgccacagacgggactgatattttatgctggtgttgacaccaGTTACATGCCGgtttgtagagctgatgataaatgtacataccacagacggaactgatattttatgctggtgttgacaccaGTTACATGCCGgtttgtagagctgatgataaatgtacatgccACAGACGagattgatattttatgctggtgttaaCAGCAGTTacatgctggattgtagagctgatgataaatgtacataccacagacgggactgatattttatgctggtgttgacaccaGTTACATGCCGgtttgtagagctgatgataaatgtacatgccacagacgggactgatattttatgctggtgttaaCAGCAGTTacatgccggattgtagagctgatgataaatgtacataccacagacgggactgatattttatgctggtgttgacagatACCGTTTGACAGCTTTTACTGTATCTCGAAGGACACATTTACCGTCCAGCGGTATGAGACAAAGCCCTCGATATTACGTAACTGTACTGAATAAtctcattaaaatacattacGCCATGGTGATCTTAAGTACACGGATAGACGGATAGGACAGCATATAATAAGACGCCAACTAATATGATTAGAAAGTGTCGAAACTTATCCGTTTATTAACAAAGCTATGGGTTATATGCAGTTATCAAAGATAATTCACATTTACACTGCAATCACTTCGAAAAGTTTCTGTAAAACTGAAATGTGTAAAAGTGGAATGTCCAATTTTCCAACGAAATATAAACTCTTGCATGGAGCAAAACGTACAGTAGTGTCTCGCTATAAACAGTAACATATGACAAATTAGCAATTGACATTTGTTGCTCTCAAAATATCACATCTGAAAAGTTCACTGAAATCCTAGAGAAAACGTTTGATATGTCTTGTTATTACGGCGATAAATAATGAATTCATACTCTTTTCAAGTCATGGATGACTTTCCTTGGCACACATCAGCGTATACAGGTATAGAAGAGCGATTGTTTCTCGCCAGTCACATTTGACCATTTCGCGAAACTTTGCATTTCTTGACATACAACTTTAACTTCGAATAAAACGGTATAAGATAAGATAAATTAAATTCTTTATTTCCCGAAAGGGAATTTTGTGTGCATCAGAGTTAAGAACATATGAAAACAACGTTTAAGACATGAACAAGAAGGACACTGAATGCATAGTAAACAACGATATTTATAAGACAAACGTCCAACAAAGAATATACtaaatgaataatgttttaGTCTTTAGAGTATGCTAACTGGTATCAAAGAGTGTTTGCTTCTCTTTCATTTTACATTTGGTCAAAAATACCTACCCCAGTATGCTAAGTATTTCTTAAACGTTATTAAGTATTGAAGTGTTTCAGTTTCGTTGTTAAGCGCCGTATTGAACGTGATCGTGATCACTTATTAGGCAATTACCTATAACgagtatatataatataatgtattatgtatatatatcagcCTTGTTGGGACCTGTCATATATAAAGAGATTGGCGTCATCTGCGCATCATGTGATTGATCGTATCTTCTTTTTATCATTGTCTTagtcatgtacatttcagactTGGGGGGTACCATTTCAGCAACGAAGCGATCGCTCATCAAGTTCAAATCAATCACTCGCAGTAACACGCCGGTGGGTGTGAACTCTCAACAGAGTGAAGTCTGTTAGTGTGAGTCACTCTGTCTGTGCTATGTGGGAAGGAGGCAGTTGTCGTCTTTGCGACGGTTTCGACTTCAAGGCGTCGTTATGGAGTTAATGTTGATCACCGCTTGCATCATATGACCTCACAACAACGACGTCATTGTACACGACATCTCAAGCACACTGGTGTGGTCATCGTTTGATGTTGGTTTTGGCCTGACCAGAAGCACACGCCTTCATCACCCGTGTTCATtgtaacctttacaccaccaccaccagcaacagcagcagcagcaaactgaactcattctcatgtcataaacatcatcatcaccaacatcagATGCGACAAGTAGCCATGGTCTTTATTTGAAGGTcacaaccaaaaaatcaaacataattaaaacagtttTGGCTTATTCGTCatacataaaatgcattgctgattgaGAAGAAACAAATGAACAGAATAATAAGCGTATAATCTGGTTCATTTGACAGATGAACGgctttttgtttatggcgtatacgCTCAATAGCactctcttcccacagtggttacttgtcatatcttcctacctaaccTCTGTTCTAGTACGACCCTTTCAAGgagcgagtgttcaagactcgtgattggaggcaatcagatttgtGCAATCAgcaaccttgtttcaaaagtgatcgttcgcaagatctcggtaatttccggatgcatcgtgaaaactggaacctcttcccgagcgcgatactcaaatgtttcttctagagagaactcagtcatgtcgtatttgtttctccacattgcttacatttgtcaagttggatctaggtcgatgtaacacgtgttctgattggacagaaaaagggagataaatctgctgccattttttgccgctatgggattttatgagaaccgcgaaatatggccgtattagaacagaggttcgtaggaagatatgacaagtaacctctgtgggaagagaatggctcattaggtgttaatttcaaattgcatgtggtcagtgattgaagttgtgcttTGCATATtatcattagcagacaggcaggcagacatattgctgtcaataaaccagacattaaggtTTCTCAGTGACAGGCtacttatcacaatcaacatgttttggttttttaaatgtaacgagtagattatttacttgtttgtgtgcacAACCAGGATTAGGCTACTGTTCACAGCCacactccgggcatgcatattgtttcaagctccgcgaacctaatcactgcgcatgcgtcatgaGGGCAGCTACGTACGCTGCACTGCTGAAACCAATTTTTaaaactccgatttcgcgggttTTTTTATCATAGCGCTTTTATTAACTTTacaggctgaattggcatttttgatgatttgttttggtaaatacacaccgaaaggtatcagaatcttcaAAGTTGCGTTTTACGTTGCGTGTGACCTTTAACTGAACGTACCTCGACGGTGTGAATCAATGTCCATCGTATTAATCACTTGTTTGTTCAGCCTGGGGTGTTCACAGCTTACCGTCATACATATTGGATGTTGCACAGTATTCGTTAAGCATCAAACACACTGtgcatgtgaaacccatttttggtgGCCAAGATGATATGACCACAAGATGGTGGAACTCACGCACTTGCTCACTAATTCAACATCAgtacacaaacaaccaatcagTCAATATTGTCTACCTTAATAGCACTGTTGTTAATACTGTAACTACCGATATCCTCACCCCACGGAGGAGATTGTCCTTATTAGTACAACCTGCATCAACATTTCATAATCAGTACCCTCATCGCTATCGACACACGCACCCTCCTACGTCACTTCGCGCAGAGCAACGTCATCGGCAACAAAATTACCTTCGTTAATGTCGTTAACAGTACTTTGTGACACGAAGCCATTCCAACATCTCTGACAAAAGTATCCAGTACGTATGTTCGATAAGTAAAACTTGAGTGCTTAATAGACCGAGGTTATCACTTTCAGCTTCAGGCTTGACTCATCCTCGGATAACAGTGTTAATCAAGCGAAATCAGGAGATACGCGAAATCAATTCAGTCTTATAAAAGGCTTCTGGATAACTAGAAACTCAACAGAATATATAACAGACAGCTGTGAGACGTTGTTTTTTATCTTGACCACACTGTCATTGTTCCTTTTTCTACTGaatgtattatttattatataGCGAACATTTGAAATAACACGCCAAACGAAATGCTAAAAATAATCATCAGTGTTGCATTGTTGAAATTCACGAAAGTTAAATTTACGTGACGTATTTCAGAATGCATATTGACTATCAATAccatataaatacatgtattcttgATGAATCgataaatgaaacaaacagcTTTAATTGACATCACTCGGAGGCTTCAAACCAAAATACTACACCCCCAGGCTTCAGTCAGTAGGAAAAGCTAGGTCAACCGTAGCATGACGTAAATCAGTTAACCAGGGTTTACCTCGATCTTCCAGTTTTTGAAATTGAACGCAAGCACAAACACAAATCATCCAGCATGTACGTAGGAACTACCATTCAAGCCCGAGGCTAAAACGGCGAGTAGCTGCTTATATAACAAATCCACGTCGCCCCTACCACAGATGTTATACAAGAACGTTGTTATGAGTAAGCACTAGGCGAATCTATGGCGACAAAACATAACTCTGACACTTTTATATTATAAATAGCCCCCGCTCTCGTTAAGACCTAAAGATAAACCACGaagaattttcagtgggtttaaAAGCATCGATAGGGATGAGTTTCTGGGGAAAGAGAGTGCTCTCTTCAAACAATTGTATAGGAATATATCAATACTCGAACAAGAGCGAGAAAGGTTATTGGGTACGCGTGAATTCGAACTTCCCATTACAGAAAATGTTTGAGGGATGTGTAGTCCTACACGATGACCCACTCACTGTTAACAAACTCAGTGTTGGAAATACAAAGCCTTGTACAAAGGTGATAATCAATAATATATGGCGATGGAGTGGCAGGGAAACGAAAAATCGATTATAGGCTCGGGTAGGAAGAAATGATGGTGAGAAAAGCATGTTATCTACGGACGTAAGAGGATTTGGTTTTGATTAAAACCCTTTCCTCATTTGTTGCTAGACTGTCAAGCCGCACCTGCAATTCCACGGATTAGCTGCATCACGTAATGTATATAGTTGTGCTTTCTTAAACATTTAATCAACGAAAACTCCTTATCTTATTCTTTTTATAATTGGTTATTTGAGCGAGTTTTTCTTTGGGAACACTTTTCCAGTGTTATAAAGGCGGGGACTGAAAGTAAGGTTCACACAGGGAGCTTTACAAACTAAGTCGAGCAAACTAAGTCCCTGGAGCAGACATTTAAGTATTTTGgttctcttcatgtcttcatttTTTGTACCATTAAGGTGGAAGGGGTGGGTTGAGGAGGACTGACTGTGAGGGGAGGGGTGTCCCCATGAGCAAGTGATACTGAAAGATCAGActaaatattaaatacattATGCACCGCATACTTTTCTAAACgtaaaaattaaaaatgactCTACTCCTAAAAATAAATTTAATCTTCAAATATTTTCACGCTCTGGCCACTACCCCTTACCtacacatagtgagtgagtttggttttacgccgagtTTAGAAATATGCTAgtaatggtcttcacacactaCCCATGTGGTAATTCGAACCGGGCATTCATACCCGGTCGCATTACGGTCGTACTGGTCGTCTTACGGTCGTCTTACGGTCAAGTTACGGTCGTCAAGTAATACGGGGTCGTGGATGTCGTATGAAAgttaagggaccgttcataatttatcagaTATCTTGGGGGCGGGTCAGCTATTTTGCTTTTAATTAATTATTCTAAATAGGCAGGGGCGGGGAGAGGGGGAGGGGTCACGTGTTTTGTACGTAgaatacgtgtgtgtgtgtgtgtgtgtggggggggggggggctatTTGATTTGTCCCAAGTATTGAAGGAGGGGCTACCAGATTTgtacagaaaaaatatataaatcctCATCGCCCCCTctagtgataaattatgaacgatCCCTAAGTATAACTGTAAAGAGATAGTAGCCTTAAAGCCTATTCCTATTTTAATTACAAGAAGATTGATTCAAGGTTACATTGTATAAAAAGGCACCTATTTGTAGAATACCAAGATGATTATACAGCTTTGGAGTTAAGTACATGCTGAAgatattgttattgtttgatGAGAATGATTATTCATCACTTGCAGATTAATGATCCTTTGAAGATGGTAGTCACTGAACTTGGGTCTTAATACGGCATCCCGGAGATAAAGGTGCTTACACCAGATGGTGTCACAGTATCTTCAGCGTGGGCATGGACACTACGAGGATAGAGCAGAGTAAATCAATAAGCACGCCATCCTTATAGACTATCATCCAATTTGAAACATCATGCAGAAGCAGGTCAACTGGATAAAAACGGTGGACTTCAAGAGTATTACATTGTATTTGTGCAAATATTACAATCTGCTATTAAAACGATTCACAGCTTGGGACATCTCCTAAGGTTCAGCTTTGGACAGAGCGGTCAAACAAACGTCCCATCGCAAAGACGTCGATATAACTTACTCTCAGACGGTGAAACGGATATATACTTGCTCCTCTGCTTGTAATAAGCCAGCGTCAGTGAAAGCTAGAGAATATTGACGTGGTGTTCAATCAAGCATGGCAGACAGAAACTCAGCTTTTATTTCTCCTGATTCAATTATTAACCCCAGTAGCGTTTGGTTCTAgacagtcttcagcaacccatgcttgccatcaaaggcgagtatgcttgtcgcaagaggcgactaacgggatcgggtggtaaggctcgctaaattggttgacacatgtcatcggttcccagatgcacagatcgatgctctcatgctgttgatcactggattgtctggtccagactcgattatttacagagcgccgccatatagctggaatattaatattgctgagtgcggcgtgaaactaaactcactcactcactagttctaGACAGAGATATGATGAAAGCCAGACTGTAACAATACATGTACTGTCCTACATaaatatcatgttttgtgtttacttCCGTCTGCATGTAAGTTGTATGGCGATAGGAAATGTGTTTCAGTAGCAAAATAAGAGTAGTGTCCCTTTGTTGTTCTGAGACACAATGGTCTTATGTTCGAATCCATGATTGACGTTGATTAGGATCGTTCGTCTGTCAGGCCCACGATGTGCTGTTGGATTTGCCCAGTGAATTGAATTCCCTTCAAAATGTAGACTCACGTCGCGTCAAATACACGGGAATAACATTAAACCCGAGTTAGACCAACCTAtgtatacactcactcactcactcactctaaatggAAAAGCATCCCGGATTGGGGGATAGGAGGGATGTGCAACCCCATAACCCCAACAACCCCCGCAACCAAGTAACcctttgaaaaagaaatgtccGCATTGAGGGGATTTCACTGTCTAAACTATGTGCATCATTCAAGCATGACTTAACATCTTCTAGATGTGGCAGTtggatagcctagtggctaaagcgttcgatcATCACACCGTAcatccgggttctattccccacaagggtacaatgtgtgaagcccaattcaggtgtctcctgccgtgatagagcaggaacattgctaaaagctccctaaaactaaactcactcactcgcccttCTAGCTAATTAATGCAGGTCTCATGACACGTTAACTGTTGTCATGATATCAACCCCTGGTTTGCCGCGACATATCTACGTTACTTTTGTGTGTCTCAGTGCTAACCGACGGTTTCTCTCTCTCATtttcaataaattcataatagtTAAGCTTTTACGAGTTAACCATGAAGGTCTGACAGAATTCTTGCTGTCGGTTTCGATATTAATAAACATATGAAGACTTATACTTGACATTAATACATATCAGCAGTGATGTATGTTTCATATGAAATATACACCCTTCTACATAAGCCTGTGGTATGTAGACGTACAGATGCTTTACTGGTATATATATCACTGGAAATTGAGCTCACGTGGGAATGCCACATCTTTACAACCCATGTAGGAAATAGAAAGCCAGACATACCAGAACGAAACAAGCTTTTTATCCTCTGAGATCAAATTATTGCTACCACATGTATTGATGGAACTGGCATCCCTCCCTTGGATGTATAAGTGTTGAAAGCATGAAGCATCCATTgatttgaaacaaatgcattaaCTAAATTAATTCACTGAATCATCAAAATTTATGACCTTGTTATTGTTAGACAAGTTATCGCAATGACATAAAATAATAACTAGTGATATGAAATATAATGCATCTTCTTGTATTCATATTATGATTgataaagataaaaaaataaacagaattTTAATGTAAAACATCATACAAATTctgttatttcaattaaaaaaacacaatatgAACGCTTTCGTAATGattatattcaaaacagaagagGCCATATCAAGCTCAGTGCTCTAGAATACAGAGACAAACAAGATCAACAAGGGGCTATAATATGAAAGGCGATTTGTTTTTCAATCTGCTCCATTGGCAACACAAACTACCAAATTAAAACAAAGGCATTACCAATACATACATCAGAAACAGCAGCTGTCCAAATTTGAATGCGTTTAACTTTTACAACAAAATACAGAAAGTTTCATGTAAAAATACATCcaacaaatatatttcttcTGTGACTTACCTGTTTTGACTGTAACACCTGTTCAGCGATACCTGTGCGGCCTCTCAAAGAGCTTCCTGTTGTCAAATGATGTTGCAATTGCAGGTCCCGTTAGCGAGTATGTGTTGGAGAAACATAAGTAAACACAACCGATTGCGAAAACCCAGGCCTAT includes the following:
- the LOC137278045 gene encoding uncharacterized protein isoform X1, translated to METNAVEATTEGEEDMPTLPDALSKRLIGSSNDVRQMSIGAIALLRHDESKLYQQAKHLVKTNRPLAREIFTTNIGGWTPLHACAQKGSKKLVKVMLSAGLDVNFPMGKPEGLPGKCTLLHIAANSGHVKIMDYLIGRGADVNAKDSYGRTPLFYANRASKREAIKLLLEKNAEILEPHVRTKTRLPAECTTPEPKLTNFCFLVHKP
- the LOC137278045 gene encoding uncharacterized protein isoform X2, with the translated sequence MASLTMATTEGEEDMPTLPDALSKRLIGSSNDVRQMSIGAIALLRHDESKLYQQAKHLVKTNRPLAREIFTTNIGGWTPLHACAQKGSKKLVKVMLSAGLDVNFPMGKPEGLPGKCTLLHIAANSGHVKIMDYLIGRGADVNAKDSYGRTPLFYANRASKREAIKLLLEKNAEILEPHVRTKTRLPAECTTPEPKLTNFCFLVHKP